A genomic region of Friedmanniella luteola contains the following coding sequences:
- a CDS encoding N-acetylneuraminate synthase family protein, translating to MTTSSALLQGPTRRLGDRVVGPGHPVYITGEIGINHNGELANAFALIDQAAAAGCDAVKFQKRTPEICTPRDQWDIERDTPWGRMTYIDYRHRVEFGEDDYRQIDAHARDRGIAWFASPWDVEAVDFLEQFDVPAHKVASASLTDDELLRRLRATGRTIILSTGMSTPKQIRHAVEVLGSENIVMCHATSTYPAKPAELNLRMIHTLQSEFPNVPIGYSGHETGLQTTLAAVALGAVFVERHITLDRAMWGSDQSASVEPPGLQRLVRDVRIITESLGDGVKKIYDGELAAMKKLRRVQSGAEPQLASTGS from the coding sequence ATGACCACCTCCTCAGCACTGCTCCAGGGACCGACGCGGCGCCTCGGCGACCGCGTCGTCGGACCGGGCCACCCGGTGTACATCACCGGCGAGATCGGCATCAACCACAACGGTGAGCTCGCGAACGCCTTCGCGCTCATCGACCAGGCCGCCGCCGCCGGCTGCGACGCCGTCAAGTTCCAGAAGCGCACGCCCGAGATCTGCACCCCCCGCGACCAGTGGGACATCGAGCGGGACACCCCGTGGGGCCGGATGACCTACATCGACTACCGGCACCGCGTCGAGTTCGGCGAGGACGACTACCGCCAGATCGACGCCCACGCCCGCGACCGCGGCATCGCTTGGTTCGCCTCCCCGTGGGACGTCGAGGCGGTGGACTTCCTCGAGCAGTTCGACGTGCCGGCGCACAAGGTCGCCTCCGCCTCGCTGACCGACGACGAGCTGCTCCGCCGGCTCCGCGCCACCGGCCGGACGATCATCCTGTCCACCGGGATGTCGACGCCGAAGCAGATCCGCCACGCGGTGGAGGTGCTGGGCAGTGAGAACATCGTCATGTGCCACGCCACGAGCACCTACCCGGCCAAGCCGGCTGAGCTGAACCTGCGGATGATCCACACGCTGCAGTCGGAGTTCCCGAACGTGCCGATCGGCTACTCCGGGCACGAGACGGGCCTGCAGACGACGCTGGCCGCCGTCGCGCTCGGCGCCGTGTTCGTCGAGCGGCACATCACCCTCGACCGCGCCATGTGGGGCTCGGACCAGTCCGCCTCCGTGGAGCCTCCCGGCCTGCAGCGCCTCGTCCGCGACGTCCGGATCATCACCGAGTCCCTCGGCGACGGGGTCAAGAAGATCTACGACGGCGAGCTCGCCGCCATGAAGAAGCTGCGCCGCGTGCAGTCCGGGGCCGAGCCGCAGCTCGCCAGCACGGGCAGCTGA
- a CDS encoding alpha-2,3-sialyltransferase — MRTASLTEQPGEREIASFAPLVHRPLVIAGNGPSAAVPPQHRLPADPVVFRMNWFFLESHYHFGSHVDAWFFSVPNQTLEETLAQEIRSGRYTVDRLLSPMQLPSGRDGDGWGNQLLDVDVVQQDHWAVVARHPRLARRFMSRPGLPTTGLQALGFALAVGFREVYLSGIDLYESAEARYGYTVTDQVAAALTAKDITPGYESAHSIDTDLAFLQACLTEFPDARVHNLSESVNLSVYLGTAPEQVEGPDLAAGSTAHLGEPKDRVVATLAGAPGADPVVVTAPRDRRLWQEVDGRRCAYVTVVSGNYHHGARALAGSLRRVSDVPLLALATADADRVALAASDIHVIDVPEIRNPNTSQRFQQRFQHTYTKLNVFRLDFLDRLVYLDSDTVVRKNIDELFAGHGFAAAPDSGFDRASSREFNSGVLALEPSHAQFCRMLDALAATPSRDGGDQGFLNSFLDTWEALPVEYNTTKRVFAHHPALYTDADVKVLHYVGNKPWDPLRDPAHDRYAELDRDWLDCLEAWELRELVTDLRAVASAQAREDAGLQVSGGSSLSPFRQAQKLNAKRRFAQAEEVLRDAWRTKEATPAELRELARALRAQGRHSEAVATLRTAARLAPESMAVTRELQAARARAVVQTLRRLNAKVVGRG, encoded by the coding sequence ATGCGAACCGCCTCCCTCACCGAGCAGCCGGGTGAGCGGGAGATCGCCTCGTTCGCCCCCCTCGTCCACCGGCCGCTCGTGATCGCCGGCAACGGACCCTCCGCCGCCGTGCCCCCGCAGCACCGGCTGCCCGCCGACCCCGTCGTCTTCCGGATGAACTGGTTCTTCCTGGAGAGCCACTACCACTTCGGCAGCCACGTCGACGCCTGGTTCTTCTCCGTGCCGAACCAGACGCTGGAGGAGACGCTCGCCCAGGAGATCCGGAGCGGCCGGTACACGGTCGACCGGCTGCTGTCCCCCATGCAGCTGCCGTCCGGACGGGACGGGGACGGCTGGGGGAACCAGCTCCTCGACGTCGACGTCGTGCAGCAGGACCACTGGGCCGTGGTGGCGCGGCACCCCCGGCTGGCCCGCCGGTTCATGAGCCGCCCCGGGCTGCCGACGACCGGGCTGCAGGCGCTCGGCTTCGCCCTGGCGGTGGGTTTCCGCGAGGTGTACCTGTCCGGCATCGACCTGTACGAGTCGGCGGAGGCCCGCTACGGCTACACGGTCACCGACCAGGTCGCGGCCGCGCTCACCGCCAAGGACATCACCCCCGGCTACGAGAGCGCGCACTCGATCGACACCGACCTCGCCTTCCTGCAGGCCTGCCTGACGGAGTTCCCCGACGCCCGCGTGCACAACCTCAGCGAGTCGGTGAACCTGTCGGTCTACCTCGGCACCGCCCCGGAGCAGGTCGAGGGCCCCGACCTGGCGGCCGGCAGCACGGCGCACCTGGGCGAGCCCAAGGACCGCGTCGTGGCCACCCTGGCCGGCGCGCCCGGCGCCGACCCGGTCGTGGTCACCGCGCCCCGCGACCGCCGGCTGTGGCAGGAGGTCGACGGCCGCCGGTGCGCCTACGTCACCGTCGTCTCCGGCAACTACCACCACGGCGCCCGTGCGCTGGCCGGCTCGCTGCGCCGGGTGAGCGACGTCCCGCTGCTGGCCCTGGCCACCGCGGACGCCGACCGGGTCGCGCTGGCCGCCAGCGACATCCACGTCATCGACGTCCCGGAGATCCGCAACCCCAACACCAGCCAGCGGTTCCAGCAGCGCTTCCAGCACACCTACACCAAGCTGAACGTCTTCCGCCTCGACTTCCTGGACCGGCTGGTCTACCTGGACAGCGACACCGTGGTGCGGAAGAACATCGACGAGCTCTTCGCCGGTCACGGGTTCGCCGCCGCCCCCGACTCCGGCTTCGACCGGGCCAGCAGCCGGGAGTTCAACTCCGGCGTGCTCGCCCTCGAGCCCTCGCACGCGCAGTTCTGCCGGATGCTCGACGCGCTGGCCGCGACCCCCTCCCGCGACGGCGGGGACCAGGGCTTCCTCAACAGCTTCCTGGACACGTGGGAGGCACTGCCGGTGGAGTACAACACCACCAAGCGGGTGTTCGCCCACCACCCCGCGCTCTACACCGACGCCGACGTCAAGGTGCTGCACTACGTCGGCAACAAGCCCTGGGACCCGCTGCGCGACCCCGCGCACGACCGGTACGCCGAGCTGGACCGCGACTGGCTGGACTGCCTCGAGGCCTGGGAGCTGCGCGAGCTGGTCACCGACCTGCGCGCCGTCGCCTCCGCCCAGGCGCGGGAGGACGCCGGGCTCCAGGTCTCGGGGGGCTCCTCGCTCTCGCCGTTCCGGCAGGCCCAGAAGCTGAACGCCAAACGGCGGTTCGCCCAGGCCGAGGAGGTGCTCCGGGACGCCTGGCGGACCAAGGAGGCCACCCCGGCCGAGCTCCGCGAGCTGGCCCGGGCGCTGCGGGCGCAGGGCCGCCACTCCGAGGCCGTCGCCACGCTGCGGACGGCCGCCCGGCTGGCCCCGGAGTCGATGGCCGTCACCCGGGAGCTGCAGGCCGCCCGGGCCCGGGCGGTCGTGCAGACGCTCCGCCGGCTCAACGCGAAGGTCGTGGGACGTGGCTGA
- a CDS encoding polysaccharide pyruvyl transferase family protein yields MADITEQDPTAARDGSGGAPARKLRLFHFDIKTLGNYGDTLLFEAVRQVFNGFGDGRYFEVTDARPLRDPVGPALVRHINEHADAVVVGGGGLFLRDTNANSRSGWQWNISLNLLRQIEKPLIIFGVGNNRFIDQEDFAPPFVEHLNLVMEKSVFFGLRNTGSVETIRPYLEPSSRDRVEFQPCPTTLSSYLFPDLWRPELPDERRLALQMIVGKRQERAGFSADAIYTDVLEVARRLKGDGWTLESVPHARADLGFAERAAAAGLVDSEVRLFNDPDGLYKGVEHFAGLPFILGTRGHAQMVPFGMGSIPLSLLVHHKTGYFARDIGHPELTVDPRQDGFVDRLHAAVNEAAEHRVALRAELAEARAGFFAQTLDNLASIYQRITGTTVVPSHTPYPPLARGLAARAFLQGVHRDTADGRVRSLTADLAAAREQVPSGLDGPSWLRRRAREAVAAGDLATARTLWRALDAVVDDGTGRAPRPRWDSGALRLVPAPLLEAARDLRRR; encoded by the coding sequence GTGGCTGACATCACCGAGCAGGACCCGACGGCAGCGCGGGACGGGTCGGGCGGCGCTCCCGCGCGCAAGCTGCGGCTCTTCCACTTCGACATCAAGACGCTGGGCAACTACGGCGACACCCTGCTGTTCGAGGCCGTCCGCCAGGTCTTCAACGGCTTCGGCGACGGGCGCTACTTCGAGGTGACCGACGCCCGCCCGCTGCGCGACCCGGTCGGCCCGGCGCTGGTCCGGCACATCAACGAGCACGCCGACGCCGTCGTCGTCGGCGGCGGCGGGCTGTTCCTCCGCGACACCAACGCGAACTCCCGCTCGGGCTGGCAGTGGAACATCTCGCTGAACCTGCTCCGCCAGATCGAGAAGCCGCTGATCATCTTCGGCGTCGGCAACAACCGGTTCATCGACCAGGAGGACTTCGCGCCCCCCTTCGTCGAGCACCTCAACCTCGTGATGGAGAAGTCGGTCTTCTTCGGGCTGCGCAACACCGGCTCGGTCGAGACGATCAGGCCCTACCTGGAGCCGTCGAGCCGGGACCGGGTGGAGTTCCAGCCCTGCCCGACGACCCTGTCCTCCTACCTGTTCCCCGACCTGTGGCGGCCCGAGCTGCCCGACGAGCGACGGCTGGCCCTGCAGATGATCGTCGGCAAGCGCCAGGAGCGGGCCGGCTTCTCCGCCGACGCCATCTACACCGACGTGCTGGAGGTGGCCCGGCGGCTCAAGGGCGACGGCTGGACCCTCGAGAGCGTCCCGCACGCGCGCGCCGACCTCGGCTTCGCCGAGCGGGCCGCCGCGGCGGGGCTGGTGGACTCGGAGGTGCGGCTGTTCAACGACCCCGACGGCCTCTACAAGGGCGTCGAGCACTTCGCCGGCCTGCCGTTCATCCTGGGCACCCGGGGCCACGCCCAGATGGTGCCCTTCGGCATGGGCTCCATCCCGCTGTCGCTGCTCGTGCACCACAAGACGGGCTACTTCGCCCGCGACATCGGCCACCCCGAGCTGACCGTCGACCCCCGTCAGGACGGATTCGTCGACCGGCTGCACGCGGCCGTCAACGAGGCGGCCGAGCACCGGGTGGCCCTGCGGGCGGAGCTGGCCGAGGCCCGCGCCGGCTTCTTCGCCCAGACCCTGGACAACCTGGCCAGCATCTACCAGCGGATCACCGGCACGACGGTGGTCCCCAGCCACACGCCCTACCCGCCCCTGGCCCGGGGGCTGGCCGCGCGCGCCTTCCTGCAGGGCGTCCACCGCGACACCGCCGACGGCCGCGTCCGCAGCCTGACCGCCGACCTCGCCGCCGCCCGGGAGCAGGTGCCGTCCGGTCTCGACGGGCCGTCCTGGCTCCGTCGGCGCGCCCGGGAGGCCGTCGCCGCCGGCGACCTGGCGACGGCGCGCACCCTCTGGCGCGCGCTCGACGCGGTGGTCGACGACGGCACCGGCCGCGCCCCCCGGCCGCGGTGGGACTCGGGCGCCCTCCGGCTGGTCCCCGCGCCGCTGCTGGAGGCGGCCCGGGACCTGCGCCGCCGGTGA
- a CDS encoding class I SAM-dependent methyltransferase, whose protein sequence is MSTRTPAARRLRAARRLLTGRLEDRLAGTLDRRVRLEVARRLAELGPLGERLDATVRRVDGLLDEAAVLALVHREVARQAEVDRPDPGQRDRDFTAGLVLGAGRPDDRTLSAALVEDLRAEIRAVSGVEDVEVPLRRAYRALLDHESRGLGRIAGTTPNILGKLVVPTLLAPPPGPVLEIGTLFGLFSSALVRQLQAVGEFRTLTVVDPFAGTQVQDGRPGRRDRTGTPVSEEVARRNLTTLGLRAEEVRLVRGYSGDEEVRRQVAEQSYAVVVVDGDHAADGVYRDLRWVQDVVAPGGVVVLDDWGDPGWPGVEAAGRRYLADGGRLELVGVVATSAYLRRP, encoded by the coding sequence GTGAGCACCCGGACCCCGGCGGCCCGTCGGCTGCGGGCCGCCCGTCGGCTGCTGACGGGCCGGCTCGAGGACCGGCTGGCCGGCACCCTGGACCGCCGGGTGCGCCTCGAGGTCGCCCGGCGGCTGGCCGAGCTCGGTCCGCTCGGCGAACGGCTGGACGCGACCGTGCGGCGGGTCGACGGCCTGCTCGACGAGGCGGCCGTGCTGGCCCTGGTCCACCGCGAGGTCGCGCGGCAGGCCGAGGTGGACCGTCCGGACCCGGGCCAGCGCGACCGGGACTTCACCGCCGGCCTGGTGCTGGGCGCCGGCCGGCCTGACGACCGCACGCTGAGCGCGGCCCTCGTCGAGGACCTGCGGGCGGAGATCCGCGCCGTCAGCGGGGTCGAGGACGTCGAGGTGCCGTTGCGGCGCGCCTACCGGGCGCTGCTCGACCACGAGAGCCGTGGGCTCGGCCGGATCGCCGGGACCACCCCCAACATCCTCGGCAAGCTGGTCGTGCCCACCCTGCTGGCGCCGCCGCCTGGCCCGGTGCTGGAGATCGGCACCCTCTTCGGTCTGTTCTCCTCCGCCCTGGTGCGCCAGCTCCAGGCCGTCGGGGAGTTCCGCACCCTGACCGTCGTCGACCCGTTCGCGGGCACCCAGGTGCAGGACGGCCGGCCCGGCCGGCGCGACCGGACCGGCACCCCGGTCAGCGAGGAGGTGGCCCGCCGGAACCTCACGACGCTGGGCCTGCGCGCCGAGGAGGTCCGGCTGGTCCGCGGCTACTCGGGGGACGAGGAGGTCCGGCGGCAGGTGGCGGAGCAGAGCTACGCCGTCGTCGTGGTGGACGGCGACCACGCCGCCGACGGGGTCTACCGGGACCTGCGGTGGGTGCAGGACGTCGTCGCCCCCGGCGGGGTGGTCGTCCTGGACGACTGGGGCGACCCCGGCTGGCCCGGCGTCGAGGCGGCCGGCCGGCGCTACCTGGCCGACGGCGGACGCCTCGAGCTGGTCGGGGTCGTCGCGACCTCGGCCTACCTCCGGCGGCCCTGA
- a CDS encoding DUF6716 putative glycosyltransferase, with translation MRRALFVAAFDSQLKWCARIRDELERRGFTSEVVVPDVRSALSPGQIADAGFTAVEHVTWSELLDRAVAADVVVCSLSGPFTKGFVFDLAARTAAVAGPGPVVVTGWVGIIIDRITGGYLDRCGSDVVAVNSGRDLEHFERTARALQMPADNLLLAGLPFLSSEPAPPRRTPVRRLLLADQPTVPSTEADRRFLYAGAVAYARAHPDREVVLKPRHRPEEDTLHRMQHHPAVLLAEEDLPPNFRIDHTPIAELLPDVDLLVTMSSTACLEALDHGCRVALVLDLGVHERFGNHVFLDSGLLRTWAEITDDRLGEADPAWLAGYFFPRAQGATAVVADRVEALLDSGERPARAVRASDYFRSAAVYHRAQEAVAAVPTPPRTLRPRDLLPPVLYRPVARGLRRCRPVAARAVAELQHRRRGAVRS, from the coding sequence ATGCGACGCGCGCTCTTCGTGGCAGCCTTCGACTCCCAGCTCAAGTGGTGCGCCCGCATCCGCGACGAGCTCGAGCGCCGGGGGTTCACCTCCGAGGTGGTGGTTCCCGACGTCCGCAGCGCGCTCTCCCCGGGGCAGATCGCCGACGCGGGGTTCACCGCCGTCGAGCACGTCACCTGGTCGGAGCTGCTCGACCGCGCGGTCGCCGCCGACGTGGTCGTGTGCAGCCTCTCGGGGCCGTTCACCAAGGGGTTCGTCTTCGACCTGGCCGCCCGGACCGCCGCGGTCGCCGGGCCCGGTCCGGTGGTGGTGACCGGTTGGGTCGGCATCATCATCGACCGGATCACCGGCGGCTACCTGGACCGCTGCGGCTCCGACGTGGTGGCCGTGAACTCCGGCCGCGACCTGGAGCACTTCGAGCGGACGGCCCGCGCCCTGCAGATGCCCGCCGACAACCTGCTGCTGGCCGGCCTGCCGTTCCTCAGCTCCGAGCCCGCCCCGCCGCGGCGGACGCCGGTCCGCCGGCTGCTGCTCGCCGACCAGCCCACCGTGCCGTCGACGGAGGCGGACCGCCGCTTCCTGTACGCCGGCGCCGTCGCGTACGCGCGGGCGCACCCCGACCGCGAGGTGGTCCTCAAGCCGCGGCACCGCCCCGAGGAGGACACCCTGCACCGGATGCAGCACCACCCGGCGGTGCTGCTGGCGGAGGAGGACCTGCCGCCGAACTTCCGCATCGACCACACCCCGATCGCCGAGCTGCTGCCCGACGTCGACCTCCTGGTCACCATGTCCTCGACGGCGTGCCTGGAGGCGCTCGACCACGGCTGCCGGGTGGCCCTGGTCCTCGACCTCGGCGTGCACGAGCGCTTCGGCAACCACGTCTTCCTCGACAGCGGCCTGCTCCGCACCTGGGCCGAGATCACCGACGACCGGCTGGGGGAGGCCGACCCGGCCTGGCTCGCCGGCTACTTCTTCCCGCGCGCGCAGGGCGCGACCGCGGTCGTCGCCGACCGGGTGGAGGCCCTGCTGGACTCCGGGGAGCGACCCGCTCGCGCCGTCCGGGCCTCGGACTACTTCCGCAGCGCCGCGGTCTACCACCGCGCCCAGGAAGCCGTGGCCGCGGTCCCGACGCCTCCGCGGACGCTGCGGCCCCGCGACCTGCTGCCCCCGGTGCTGTACCGACCGGTCGCGCGCGGCCTGCGACGCTGCCGCCCGGTGGCGGCCCGGGCCGTCGCCGAGCTCCAGCACCGCCGCCGCGGGGCGGTCCGCTCCTGA
- a CDS encoding HAD-IA family hydrolase, whose amino-acid sequence MTAAPSVLFDLGGVVVGWEPAGAYAGVLPPAEVADFLTRTDFGTWNRAADAGRPFADVEAELLTRFPEDAAAVRAYRQNFDRTLTGLVPGTGAVLAELQQAGVTCAALTNWSAETFPVARQRFGLLRRFTGVLVSGEERLAKPDPAIFRLALERFALDPAGCVFVDDSPANVEAATALGLTGLHFTGAERFRADLEQLGLLGPRAVPDEPVLHLTEDRVWRRALADGAYPWSGRTGTYESEGFVHAGFADQVAGTRARKYADLPDDALVVLELDARTLSVPVVVEDLGAGPFPHLYGPLPVDEVVAVHPYGGADGNTSRRVGPPFTTRA is encoded by the coding sequence GTGACGGCCGCCCCGTCGGTGCTGTTCGACCTCGGCGGGGTCGTCGTCGGCTGGGAGCCCGCGGGCGCCTACGCCGGGGTGCTCCCGCCCGCGGAGGTCGCCGACTTCCTGACCAGGACCGACTTCGGCACCTGGAACCGCGCGGCGGACGCGGGCCGGCCGTTCGCCGACGTCGAGGCCGAGCTGCTGACCCGGTTCCCCGAGGACGCGGCGGCCGTCCGCGCCTACCGGCAGAACTTCGACCGCACCCTGACCGGCCTGGTGCCCGGGACCGGGGCGGTGCTGGCCGAGCTGCAGCAGGCCGGCGTCACCTGCGCGGCGCTCACCAACTGGTCGGCGGAGACCTTCCCCGTCGCCCGGCAGCGGTTCGGCCTGCTCCGGCGCTTCACCGGCGTCCTCGTCTCGGGGGAGGAGCGGCTGGCCAAGCCCGACCCGGCGATCTTCCGGCTCGCGCTGGAACGGTTCGCCCTGGACCCGGCCGGCTGCGTGTTCGTCGACGACTCCCCGGCCAACGTCGAGGCCGCCACGGCGCTGGGGCTCACCGGCCTGCACTTCACCGGCGCCGAGCGCTTCCGGGCCGACCTGGAGCAGCTCGGCCTGCTGGGCCCCCGGGCGGTGCCGGACGAGCCGGTGCTGCACCTGACCGAGGACCGGGTCTGGCGGCGGGCCCTGGCGGACGGTGCCTACCCCTGGTCGGGACGCACCGGCACCTACGAGTCGGAGGGCTTCGTGCACGCCGGCTTCGCCGACCAGGTGGCCGGCACCCGCGCCCGGAAGTACGCCGACCTGCCCGACGACGCGCTGGTGGTCCTGGAGCTTGACGCCCGCACCCTGTCGGTGCCGGTCGTCGTGGAGGACCTCGGGGCCGGGCCGTTCCCGCACCTCTACGGCCCGCTGCCGGTGGACGAGGTCGTCGCCGTGCACCCGTACGGCGGCGCCGACGGCAACACGTCACGGCGCGTTGGCCCTCCGTTCACCACGCGTGCCTAG
- the hisH gene encoding imidazole glycerol phosphate synthase subunit HisH has product MSTPTAGRADGRKRVVVLDYGSGNLRSAERAVAHAGADVVVTADPEQALAADGLVVPGVGAFAACMAGLTDVGGPGLIARRVAEGRPTLAICVGHQVLFDAGIEHGVRAPGCAVWPGLVEQLAVQRLPHMGWNTVEPPAGSGLFAGIEDERFYFVHSYGVRMLAETPGRTVTWAEHEGDRFVAAVEEGPLWSTQFHPEKSGEAGTALLRNWVATL; this is encoded by the coding sequence GTGAGCACCCCGACCGCTGGGCGTGCCGACGGCCGGAAGCGGGTCGTCGTCCTCGACTACGGCTCGGGCAACCTGCGGTCGGCGGAGCGCGCCGTCGCGCACGCGGGGGCCGACGTGGTGGTCACCGCCGACCCGGAGCAGGCGCTGGCCGCCGACGGGCTCGTGGTCCCCGGTGTGGGAGCCTTCGCCGCCTGCATGGCCGGGCTGACCGACGTCGGCGGCCCCGGTCTGATCGCCCGTCGGGTGGCCGAGGGCCGCCCGACGCTGGCCATCTGCGTCGGCCACCAGGTGCTGTTCGACGCCGGCATCGAGCACGGCGTCCGCGCCCCGGGCTGCGCCGTCTGGCCGGGCCTCGTCGAGCAGCTCGCCGTGCAGCGGCTGCCGCACATGGGCTGGAACACCGTCGAGCCGCCCGCGGGGAGCGGGCTCTTCGCGGGCATCGAGGACGAGCGGTTCTACTTCGTGCACTCCTACGGGGTGCGGATGCTGGCGGAGACGCCGGGGCGCACCGTCACCTGGGCCGAGCACGAGGGCGACCGCTTCGTCGCCGCCGTCGAGGAGGGCCCGCTGTGGTCCACCCAGTTCCACCCCGAGAAGTCGGGCGAGGCGGGTACCGCCCTCCTCCGCAACTGGGTCGCCACGCTGTGA
- the hisB gene encoding imidazoleglycerol-phosphate dehydratase HisB, with protein sequence MTERRPRTATIERITSESLVRLSLDLDGTGESKISTGVGFYDHMLTALARHSLIDLEVESTGDLHIDAHHTVEDTAIVLGQALREALGDKRGIRRFGDALVPLDEALAQAVVDVSGRPYCVHTGEPEGQAFARIGGGTPAGPGERDSVPYTGSLTRHVMETLAFHAHLCLHLTLVAGRDPHHIVEAQFKAVARALRDAIAPDDRVTGVPSTKGTL encoded by the coding sequence ATGACCGAGCGCCGCCCCCGCACCGCCACGATCGAGCGGATCACGTCGGAGTCCCTCGTCCGGCTCAGCCTGGACCTGGACGGGACCGGGGAGTCCAAGATCTCCACCGGCGTGGGCTTCTACGACCACATGCTCACCGCACTGGCCCGGCACTCCCTCATCGACCTCGAGGTCGAGAGCACCGGGGACCTGCACATCGACGCGCACCACACCGTCGAGGACACCGCCATCGTGCTCGGCCAGGCCCTGCGGGAGGCGCTGGGCGACAAGCGCGGGATCCGCCGGTTCGGCGACGCCCTGGTGCCGCTGGACGAGGCACTGGCCCAGGCCGTCGTCGACGTGTCGGGCCGGCCCTACTGCGTGCACACCGGCGAGCCCGAGGGGCAGGCGTTCGCCCGGATCGGGGGCGGCACCCCGGCGGGGCCCGGCGAGCGCGACAGCGTCCCCTACACCGGCTCCCTGACCCGGCACGTCATGGAGACGCTGGCCTTCCACGCCCACCTCTGCCTGCACCTGACCCTGGTCGCCGGCCGCGACCCGCACCACATCGTCGAGGCCCAGTTCAAGGCCGTGGCCCGCGCCCTGCGGGACGCCATCGCCCCCGACGACCGGGTGACCGGGGTCCCCAGCACGAAGGGGACGCTGTGA
- a CDS encoding histidinol-phosphate transaminase, which produces MSAPTVTGTATPTLAELPLRPELVGEEPYGAPQLDVPVRLNVNENPYPPSPSVVAEIATAVARAAGSVNRYPDRDALALRADLAAYLGHGLAAEQLWAANGSNEVMTHVLQAFGGPGRTVLSFAPTYSMYPEYARNTHTAWVTVPRTADFRIDADAAVAAIAEHAPDVVLVTSPNNPTGTAVDLTTVRAICDATAGVVVVDEAYVEFARTGTPSALELLPAYPRLAVSRTMSKAFAFAGGRLGYLAAAPAFVDALRVVRLPYHLSALTQAVARVALAHAPEMLAAVDQLRVARDDVARWLVRQGLEVAESDANFVLFGRFADRHAVWQALLDRGVLIRETGPAGWLRVSAGTPAEMAAFTTALAEVLATPDASRAAPATDPQEGPR; this is translated from the coding sequence ATGAGCGCCCCGACGGTCACCGGCACGGCGACGCCCACGCTGGCCGAGCTGCCGCTGCGGCCGGAGCTGGTGGGGGAGGAGCCCTACGGTGCGCCGCAGCTGGACGTCCCCGTCCGCCTCAACGTCAACGAGAACCCGTACCCGCCGAGCCCGTCCGTGGTCGCCGAGATCGCCACGGCCGTCGCCCGGGCCGCCGGCTCGGTGAACCGCTACCCCGACCGCGACGCGCTGGCGCTGCGCGCGGACCTGGCGGCCTACCTCGGCCACGGCCTGGCCGCCGAGCAGCTCTGGGCGGCGAACGGCAGCAACGAGGTGATGACGCACGTCCTGCAGGCCTTCGGCGGACCGGGCCGCACGGTGCTGTCCTTCGCGCCGACCTACTCGATGTACCCGGAGTACGCCCGGAACACCCACACCGCCTGGGTGACCGTCCCGCGGACGGCGGACTTCCGCATCGACGCCGACGCGGCCGTCGCCGCGATCGCCGAGCACGCCCCCGACGTCGTCCTCGTCACCAGCCCCAACAACCCGACCGGCACCGCCGTCGACCTGACCACGGTGCGCGCGATCTGCGACGCGACGGCGGGCGTCGTCGTCGTCGACGAGGCCTACGTCGAGTTCGCGCGCACCGGTACGCCCAGCGCGCTGGAGCTGCTGCCGGCGTACCCACGGCTCGCCGTCAGCCGCACCATGTCCAAGGCCTTCGCCTTCGCGGGCGGCCGCCTCGGCTACCTGGCCGCCGCACCCGCGTTCGTCGACGCCCTCCGCGTCGTCCGGCTGCCCTACCACCTCTCGGCGCTCACCCAGGCCGTCGCCCGGGTGGCGCTCGCCCACGCGCCGGAGATGCTCGCCGCCGTCGACCAGCTGCGGGTGGCCCGCGACGACGTCGCCCGCTGGCTCGTGCGCCAAGGGCTGGAGGTGGCGGAGTCCGACGCGAACTTCGTGCTCTTCGGCCGGTTCGCCGACCGGCACGCCGTCTGGCAGGCGCTGCTCGACCGGGGCGTGCTCATCCGCGAGACCGGGCCCGCGGGCTGGCTGCGGGTCTCCGCCGGCACCCCGGCCGAGATGGCCGCCTTCACCACCGCCCTCGCCGAGGTGCTGGCGACGCCCGACGCGTCCCGCGCCGCCCCCGCGACCGACCCCCAGGAAGGCCCCCGATGA